A region from the Bacteroidota bacterium genome encodes:
- the purD gene encoding phosphoribosylamine--glycine ligase gives MKVLVIGSGGREHALVWALSRIPGLRLYCAPGNPGTAQLAQNVPISAEDIAGLLAFARQEGIDCTVVGPEAPLVNGIADAFHGQSLRLVGPSAAAARLEGSKAFAKAFMRRWQIPTAPFGVFDEGTIAEACRFLRTFPGPYVLKADGLAGGKGVIITDSIQEAEQVLTRMLRGELFGQAGRRVVIERFLRGQEASVFALVDGERYGLLLPAQDHKRIGEGDTGPNTGGMGAYAPTPLVDEAAMACIRERILEPTLAGMAAQGTPYTGFLYVGLMLTDEGPYVIEYNCRLGDPEAQVVLPLWRNPELMLEEHLPEGIALEQEAGYAACVVLASSGYPGPYQTGFPISGLDQVPEGVLVFHAGTRQDASGALLTAGGRVLGLTGLGGTLAEALERAYAAAQVVRFSGMCYRRDIGRKALELIASPPHR, from the coding sequence ATGAAGGTGCTCGTAATCGGTTCCGGTGGTCGTGAACACGCCCTGGTGTGGGCGCTTTCTCGCATCCCGGGCCTTCGGCTGTACTGCGCCCCCGGTAATCCGGGAACGGCGCAGCTTGCGCAAAACGTGCCCATATCGGCCGAGGACATAGCGGGGCTTTTGGCCTTCGCCCGTCAAGAGGGCATCGACTGCACCGTCGTAGGACCAGAGGCTCCGTTGGTAAACGGGATCGCGGACGCCTTTCACGGCCAATCCCTTCGTCTGGTGGGGCCTAGCGCGGCCGCCGCCCGTTTAGAGGGCAGCAAGGCCTTTGCCAAGGCCTTTATGCGGCGATGGCAGATCCCCACGGCCCCGTTTGGGGTCTTCGATGAAGGAACGATCGCCGAGGCTTGTCGGTTCTTGCGCACCTTTCCGGGCCCTTACGTGCTGAAGGCCGATGGCCTAGCCGGCGGCAAGGGGGTCATCATTACGGATTCGATCCAAGAGGCGGAACAGGTGCTCACGCGCATGCTCCGGGGGGAGCTTTTCGGTCAGGCGGGCAGGCGAGTCGTAATCGAACGCTTTCTACGGGGACAGGAGGCCTCCGTATTCGCCCTCGTCGATGGTGAGCGCTATGGGCTGCTGCTTCCGGCTCAGGATCATAAGCGCATAGGCGAGGGCGACACCGGTCCCAACACAGGCGGCATGGGCGCCTACGCGCCGACACCGCTCGTTGACGAGGCCGCCATGGCGTGCATTCGAGAGCGCATCCTGGAGCCCACGCTCGCAGGCATGGCCGCTCAGGGGACCCCGTATACGGGCTTTCTCTACGTAGGCCTTATGCTCACAGACGAGGGGCCCTACGTGATCGAGTACAACTGCCGGCTAGGTGACCCAGAAGCCCAGGTGGTGCTCCCCTTGTGGCGCAATCCGGAGCTTATGTTGGAGGAGCACCTGCCAGAGGGAATAGCGCTGGAACAGGAAGCCGGTTATGCTGCCTGCGTGGTGCTCGCCTCATCCGGATATCCCGGTCCGTATCAGACGGGCTTCCCCATCTCGGGATTAGATCAGGTGCCGGAGGGCGTGCTCGTCTTCCATGCCGGCACGCGTCAGGACGCCTCAGGCGCACTCCTTACGGCTGGCGGCCGGGTGCTGGGGCTTACCGGGCTTGGCGGGACGCTGGCCGAGGCCCTTGAGCGGGCCTACGCGGCGGCGCAGGTCGTGCGCTTTTCCGGCATGTGCTATCGGCGCGACATCGGCCGCAAGGCCCTGGAACTGATCGCATCGCCGCCCCATCGATGA
- the sucC gene encoding ADP-forming succinate--CoA ligase subunit beta has product MKIHEYQAKELLKRYGVAVQDGYVAFSVEEALEAAQRLERERGVSAWVVKAQIHAGGRGKAGGIKLARSLEEVRQKAQALLGARLITPQTGPEGRIVRRLFIAEALDIEREYYLGITLDRSRSQNVLMASPEGGVEIEEVARQAPEKILKEWIDPAVGLAPFQARKLAFGLGFTAGEQFAQVVRMIEALYRAYEELDCSLAEINPLVLTRDGRVLALDAKISFDDNALFRHPDYAELRDLNEEDPLEVEASRYGLNYVRLDGNVGCMVNGAGLAMATMDIIKLAGGEPANFLDVGGGASPETVEAGFRIILSDPHVKAILVNIFGGIVRCDRVAAGIIEAARKVDVRVPLIVRLQGTNADLARRMLAESGLNLIPATELEEAAQKVTQALTAQV; this is encoded by the coding sequence ATGAAGATCCACGAATATCAGGCCAAGGAGCTGCTTAAGCGTTACGGTGTAGCCGTACAGGACGGCTACGTGGCCTTCAGCGTAGAAGAGGCCCTAGAGGCCGCTCAGCGCTTAGAGCGAGAGCGAGGGGTTTCGGCATGGGTCGTTAAGGCCCAAATCCATGCCGGCGGCCGCGGCAAAGCAGGCGGCATTAAGCTTGCCCGCAGCCTCGAAGAGGTGCGCCAAAAGGCTCAGGCGCTGCTTGGGGCGCGGTTGATCACCCCGCAGACCGGCCCCGAGGGTCGGATCGTGCGACGGCTCTTCATCGCCGAGGCCCTGGATATAGAGCGCGAGTATTATCTGGGCATCACCCTCGATCGTTCCCGAAGCCAAAACGTTCTTATGGCCTCTCCAGAAGGCGGGGTCGAAATCGAGGAGGTCGCCCGCCAGGCGCCAGAGAAGATCCTCAAAGAGTGGATCGACCCCGCAGTTGGGCTGGCCCCGTTCCAGGCCCGCAAACTAGCCTTCGGCCTGGGCTTTACGGCCGGTGAGCAGTTTGCGCAGGTGGTGCGCATGATCGAGGCGCTTTATCGGGCCTATGAGGAGCTCGACTGCTCTTTGGCTGAGATCAACCCGCTTGTGCTCACCCGGGATGGACGGGTGCTGGCCTTGGATGCCAAGATCAGCTTTGATGATAACGCGCTCTTTCGTCATCCCGACTACGCGGAGCTGCGGGACCTCAACGAGGAGGATCCTCTGGAGGTCGAAGCCTCCCGTTATGGGCTAAACTACGTCAGGCTTGACGGCAACGTGGGCTGCATGGTCAACGGGGCCGGCCTGGCCATGGCTACGATGGACATCATCAAGCTCGCGGGCGGGGAGCCGGCTAACTTCCTAGACGTAGGAGGGGGAGCAAGCCCAGAAACCGTTGAAGCCGGCTTTCGCATCATCTTAAGCGATCCCCACGTCAAGGCGATCCTGGTGAACATTTTCGGGGGTATTGTGCGCTGCGATCGCGTGGCCGCCGGCATTATAGAGGCCGCGCGCAAGGTCGACGTGCGCGTGCCGCTCATCGTGCGCCTGCAGGGCACGAACGCGGACTTGGCGCGGCGCATGCTGGCCGAATCCGGGCTTAACCTGATCCCCGCTACCGAGCTTGAAGAGGCCGCGCAAAAGGTCACGCAGGCCCTGACCGCCCAGGTTTAG
- a CDS encoding ABC transporter ATP-binding protein: MTKSYPMGRTSVRALRGVDLEIHPGQFVLLVGRSGSGKSTLLHLIAAMDRPSAGTIAVGPWQLDRLTAKEQASYRRQTVGMIFQGFHLIPTMTARENVELPLLLAGWSKRERLRRADALLELVGLRERSAHRPTELSGGEQQRVAIARALALNPPLLLADEPTGNLDSHTAAEVLQMLARVHREEGKTVILVTHDVAEAQPFAQRLVRLQDGAVIEDVSL; encoded by the coding sequence GTGACCAAGTCTTACCCGATGGGCCGTACCTCGGTGCGCGCTCTACGCGGGGTGGATCTGGAGATCCATCCCGGCCAGTTTGTGTTGCTTGTCGGCCGAAGCGGCTCCGGTAAGTCCACTTTGCTTCATCTCATCGCCGCTATGGACCGGCCTAGTGCGGGAACGATCGCGGTCGGACCCTGGCAGCTGGATCGGCTCACGGCAAAGGAGCAGGCCTCATATCGACGTCAGACGGTCGGGATGATCTTTCAGGGCTTTCATCTTATTCCCACTATGACGGCCCGCGAGAACGTCGAACTTCCGCTTCTGTTGGCGGGCTGGTCCAAAAGGGAACGCCTTCGGAGGGCCGATGCGCTTTTGGAGCTGGTGGGGCTGCGAGAGCGAAGCGCCCATCGGCCAACGGAGCTCTCCGGCGGAGAACAGCAGCGCGTCGCGATCGCCCGCGCCTTGGCGCTCAATCCCCCTCTGTTGCTGGCCGATGAGCCCACGGGCAACTTGGATTCTCACACGGCAGCCGAAGTGCTTCAAATGCTGGCCCGCGTTCACCGAGAGGAAGGCAAAACCGTCATACTCGTTACGCACGATGTAGCCGAGGCCCAACCCTTCGCGCAACGCCTTGTCCGACTGCAAGACGGAGCGGTGATCGAAGATGTCTCCCTTTGA
- a CDS encoding ABC transporter permease — MSPFDLVRLALLGLARNRARTLMTLLGVSVGAMALLTLLAYGSGLRRNARAQFEALELYNTLRVTSQPSPFDTPEDFLYRSLESDSDSNRPVVPLTDSLAAVLSRIPGVLAVYPEVQFPVRLQANGREIAGGVEAVPLAFARLPSYRPRWGGFFTGPADTAILISASMAERLGFARPEEAIGKRVRMLTATLDWGALQRALWGGLGFFSGELPIRIVSYSVRIRGVWDAAGQPIAGVFRVVMPLEVARGMQKLTFFSTVDLLLRRAGASGYSALRVQLADMRAHDAVRRAIASHGVYVSSFREQFAELDRLFWLVDLALFVIGAIALLVASLGIANTMSMNVLERFREIGMLKALGAYESDIQRLFLLESALLGLLGGLVGWLLGWAIAEVINALANYYLGRHGIPYVEFFHITPQMLLGVALLTLLVGLVAGWWPARRAGRVDVLVALRHV; from the coding sequence ATGTCTCCCTTTGACCTTGTGCGGCTCGCCTTGCTGGGGCTTGCCCGAAATCGCGCGCGCACCCTCATGACCCTGCTTGGGGTATCCGTAGGGGCCATGGCCCTGTTGACGTTGCTTGCTTACGGATCGGGGCTTCGCCGAAACGCCCGCGCCCAGTTTGAGGCCCTGGAGCTATACAACACGCTTCGCGTGACCTCGCAACCGAGCCCTTTTGATACACCGGAGGACTTTCTGTATCGCTCCTTGGAGTCGGACTCCGATTCCAATCGGCCCGTAGTCCCCTTGACCGACTCGCTTGCGGCCGTCTTGAGCCGTATTCCCGGGGTGTTGGCCGTCTATCCGGAAGTACAATTTCCGGTTCGGCTCCAGGCCAACGGCCGGGAGATAGCCGGCGGCGTCGAGGCCGTTCCGCTTGCCTTCGCTCGGTTGCCCAGCTATCGGCCCCGATGGGGCGGTTTCTTCACGGGTCCCGCCGACACGGCGATCCTCATCTCCGCCTCCATGGCCGAACGCCTGGGCTTTGCTCGGCCTGAAGAGGCCATCGGAAAGCGCGTGCGCATGCTCACGGCCACCCTGGACTGGGGGGCCTTGCAGCGCGCCCTCTGGGGTGGATTGGGGTTCTTTAGCGGGGAGCTACCTATTCGCATCGTCTCTTACTCCGTGCGCATTCGAGGCGTCTGGGATGCCGCAGGACAGCCCATAGCGGGGGTTTTTCGGGTCGTCATGCCCTTGGAGGTGGCCCGAGGGATGCAGAAGCTTACGTTCTTTTCCACCGTGGATCTGTTGCTTCGTCGGGCCGGCGCTTCGGGCTACAGCGCCCTGCGCGTGCAGCTGGCCGACATGCGAGCCCATGACGCGGTGCGTCGGGCCATCGCCTCCCATGGGGTGTACGTGAGCAGCTTCCGAGAGCAGTTTGCCGAGCTCGACAGGCTCTTCTGGCTTGTGGACCTGGCGCTTTTCGTGATAGGCGCCATCGCCCTTCTGGTGGCCAGCTTGGGTATCGCCAACACGATGAGCATGAACGTGCTGGAGCGCTTTCGGGAGATCGGCATGCTGAAGGCCCTCGGGGCTTACGAAAGCGACATCCAGCGGCTCTTTCTGCTGGAAAGCGCTCTTCTGGGGCTCTTAGGCGGTCTGGTGGGTTGGCTTTTGGGATGGGCTATTGCGGAGGTTATCAACGCCCTGGCCAATTACTACCTGGGTCGACACGGAATACCGTATGTGGAGTTTTTCCACATTACGCCGCAGATGCTTCTGGGGGTCGCGCTGCTGACCCTTTTGGTGGGGCTTGTTGCGGGCTGGTGGCCCGCTCGGCGAGCCGGCCGTGTGGATGTGCTCGTAGCGTTGCGCCACGTCTGA
- a CDS encoding aspartate aminotransferase family protein, producing the protein MGLEVECAEGVWIQTTDGRRFIDLIAGISVSTLGHRHPRVLEAIERQLARHLHVMVYGEFIIESQVRLASTLAAHLAERLNCVYFTNSGAEAVEGALKLARKRTGRALWVCLEGAYHGDTLGALSVCGWERYRVPFKPLLQSKTIQPNNFKDLTQIDRSVAAVIAEPIQAEAGMRALDPEWLKAVRERCDEVGALLIFDEIQTGLGRTGTLFAYEHYGVIPDILCLAKALGGGMPLGAFVADRELMWTLAHDPPLSHITTFGGHPVSCAAGLAALQVLIEERLWERARWIEQTTRRFLESHPAVQEIRGRGALLGIVLRDQEGARRAVRKALQAGLIIGGTLHTDNVLRIAPPLIISEEELTTALRILQDVLACL; encoded by the coding sequence ATGGGTTTGGAGGTAGAATGCGCTGAGGGCGTATGGATACAAACGACCGATGGCCGACGCTTTATCGATCTGATTGCGGGCATCTCGGTTTCGACCCTGGGGCATCGGCATCCTCGGGTGCTGGAGGCGATCGAGCGGCAGCTAGCCCGACACCTGCATGTGATGGTTTACGGGGAGTTTATCATAGAAAGCCAGGTGCGTTTAGCCTCTACGCTGGCTGCGCATTTGGCGGAGCGTCTAAACTGCGTCTACTTTACGAATTCCGGGGCGGAGGCCGTAGAGGGGGCGCTGAAGTTGGCGCGCAAGCGCACCGGGCGCGCGCTGTGGGTCTGCCTGGAGGGGGCCTATCACGGGGACACGTTGGGAGCGCTTTCGGTATGCGGCTGGGAGCGGTATCGGGTCCCCTTTAAACCGTTATTGCAATCGAAAACAATACAACCAAACAACTTCAAGGACCTAACTCAGATAGACCGATCCGTGGCAGCCGTTATTGCGGAACCGATCCAGGCGGAAGCCGGCATGCGTGCGCTTGATCCCGAATGGCTAAAAGCGGTCCGGGAACGCTGCGATGAGGTAGGGGCGCTGTTGATTTTCGATGAAATCCAAACCGGTCTGGGTCGAACGGGAACGTTATTCGCCTACGAGCATTACGGGGTGATCCCCGACATCCTGTGTTTGGCGAAGGCCCTTGGAGGCGGCATGCCCTTGGGGGCCTTCGTTGCGGATCGGGAGCTTATGTGGACGCTAGCCCATGATCCCCCGCTATCGCACATCACGACCTTCGGAGGTCACCCCGTAAGCTGCGCCGCGGGGCTAGCGGCCCTTCAGGTGCTTATCGAGGAGCGCCTATGGGAGCGCGCGCGTTGGATTGAGCAGACCACGCGTCGGTTTCTTGAGTCGCATCCGGCTGTACAGGAGATCCGCGGCCGAGGGGCGCTTCTGGGCATCGTTCTCAGGGATCAAGAAGGCGCCCGCAGGGCGGTGCGCAAGGCTCTGCAGGCGGGGTTGATCATCGGGGGCACGCTGCATACGGATAACGTACTGCGCATTGCTCCGCCGCTGATCATCAGCGAAGAGGAGCTTACGACCGCCCTCCGGATCTTGCAGGACGTCCTGGCCTGCCTGTGA
- a CDS encoding HAMP domain-containing histidine kinase: protein MRWRLGLRARITLTFLALVGLGVLMTGSYAILVLRNNITQQTLRRLQQEAAWVISELARSPSGPPAPEQFRMFSLQLDRHVTIARGESIWLDVYRNHVLRDSGFFQAPEVRALRLTGSAHAWRDELGWGRMLYVALRAPEGGWIVRIGIPEREMSEPIRQMRWVIYSGMLFSILLAALASWIVSSRITKPIRQIARGARTIAEGDLDHRIVVRQRTELGDLAEDVNRMAERLRAQIQELRRLAQLQNEFLGNVSHEVKNPLFALQGYVEALGSGQLSPEQRREFAQRALRNVERLNRLFSDLIEISRLEYREDVLHWEVFDFQELVREAAETVLARAQEKGLQLHYENPSTFVRGDRARLQQVLVNLVENAVAYTDRGHIWVRLIPKGDRVLVEVEDTGRGIPAEHVPRIFDRFYRVDRARSRREGGTGLGLSIAKKIVEAHGSRIEVHSEPGRGSRFWFALPTGSA from the coding sequence ATGAGGTGGCGGCTTGGCCTGCGGGCCCGTATTACGCTCACCTTTCTAGCCCTTGTGGGGCTAGGGGTCCTCATGACGGGGTCCTATGCGATCCTGGTGCTGCGGAACAACATCACGCAGCAGACCCTGCGAAGGCTCCAACAGGAGGCGGCTTGGGTGATTTCGGAGCTGGCCCGGAGCCCCTCTGGGCCGCCGGCACCGGAGCAATTCAGGATGTTCAGCTTACAGCTGGACCGCCACGTCACGATCGCCCGCGGCGAGTCGATCTGGCTTGACGTGTATCGAAACCATGTGCTGCGGGATTCCGGGTTTTTTCAAGCCCCCGAGGTGCGTGCGCTGCGTTTAACCGGCTCAGCTCATGCTTGGCGCGATGAGCTGGGCTGGGGCCGAATGCTTTACGTGGCGCTGCGCGCTCCAGAAGGAGGCTGGATTGTGCGCATCGGGATACCGGAGCGAGAGATGAGCGAGCCGATCCGGCAGATGCGCTGGGTCATTTACTCCGGTATGCTATTCTCCATTCTGCTAGCGGCCCTGGCCAGTTGGATCGTCTCTAGCCGCATCACGAAGCCCATTCGGCAGATCGCCCGGGGGGCTCGCACGATCGCGGAGGGAGACCTGGACCATCGCATCGTGGTCCGGCAGCGCACGGAGTTAGGAGATCTGGCTGAGGACGTCAACCGGATGGCCGAACGGCTGCGCGCCCAAATTCAGGAGCTTCGGCGGCTGGCTCAGCTGCAAAACGAGTTCTTGGGCAATGTCTCACACGAGGTCAAAAACCCCCTGTTTGCCCTGCAGGGATACGTGGAGGCCTTGGGATCGGGTCAACTCAGCCCGGAGCAGCGCCGGGAGTTCGCGCAAAGGGCGCTTCGGAACGTAGAGCGGCTCAATCGGTTGTTTTCGGACCTGATTGAGATTTCCCGCCTTGAATACCGTGAGGACGTGCTGCACTGGGAGGTCTTCGATTTTCAGGAGCTTGTGCGCGAGGCGGCGGAGACCGTACTGGCTCGGGCCCAGGAGAAGGGGCTTCAGCTGCATTACGAGAACCCGTCTACCTTCGTACGCGGAGACCGGGCTCGATTGCAGCAGGTCCTGGTAAACTTGGTAGAGAACGCGGTGGCGTATACGGATCGGGGGCATATTTGGGTGCGGCTTATTCCGAAGGGCGATCGGGTGCTCGTTGAGGTTGAGGATACGGGTCGGGGAATACCGGCGGAGCATGTGCCGCGCATTTTCGATCGGTTTTACCGGGTTGATCGGGCCCGTTCCCGCAGGGAGGGCGGCACCGGCCTTGGGTTGAGCATCGCCAAGAAGATCGTCGAGGCCCATGGATCGCGCATAGAGGTCCACAGCGAGCCGGGCCGGGGTTCGCGGTTTTGGTTTGCCTTGCCGACGGGATCGGCGTAA